In Rariglobus hedericola, the following proteins share a genomic window:
- a CDS encoding sialate O-acetylesterase gives MSPSRFHTVGLALVSLLSAAALHAEVSLPSILSDHMILQRSATTAVWGKAAAGEKIKVTLGDIRAETTAAPDGRWKVKLNLSSAAEGPFDLLVEGVNRLTVSNVLVGEVWLCSGQSNMAYTLDRSPDGAAEIARSANTRLRQFRVDTRGSNEPLENCKGSWIVADPKTSAQFSAVGYYFAQDFQKNLNAPVGIVLSAWAGTVATAWTSEAALNTDPELKSILDRGRQQERDYPALKAAYPPAMAGWQSRYEREDRPHDATAYAAVQLADQDWKTVELPSKLKDLGLPDAGAVWLRKHVTLPAASLGKVTIDIGGPSAFNTVYWNGEKLSEMTPATASGAVDSKRYVIPAAQCKEGDNVLAIRLFTPAEKSGFSWQPFVDIGTTRSLIATGWLAKTEFALPELTAPARKDLPQIPSAPDTRSVGSRLYNGMIAPLVPVSLAGVIWYQGEQDTGRSTASYQKMLSALINDWRTQWGSELPFLICQLPNYGAKTTSAGPSRWADIRQAQLQTTQALPVTAQTVLIDVGDENVHPPDKKPVGQRVALTALGEFYKKISNHSGPVFKSLKLDGEKLVLTFTHADRGLVAKPLPSRYQPTALAPGIKDLILPSPGSPLQGFAVCGPDKKWTWADARIEGSTVVVSAPSVPKPVGVRYAWADNPTCNLYGSNDLPASPFEAVIP, from the coding sequence ATGTCTCCGTCACGATTCCACACCGTCGGCCTTGCCCTTGTCTCGCTCTTGAGCGCCGCCGCCTTGCACGCCGAAGTTTCCCTGCCGTCGATCTTGTCCGACCACATGATCCTGCAGCGCTCCGCCACCACCGCCGTGTGGGGCAAGGCCGCCGCCGGTGAAAAAATCAAAGTCACCCTCGGCGACATCCGCGCCGAAACCACCGCCGCTCCCGACGGACGCTGGAAAGTAAAACTCAACCTGTCCTCCGCCGCCGAAGGACCGTTCGATCTCCTCGTCGAGGGCGTCAACCGCCTCACCGTTTCAAACGTGCTCGTCGGCGAGGTTTGGCTCTGCTCCGGCCAGTCCAACATGGCTTACACCCTCGACCGCTCTCCCGACGGTGCCGCCGAGATCGCCCGCTCCGCCAACACCCGCCTGCGCCAGTTCCGTGTGGACACCCGCGGCTCCAACGAACCGCTCGAAAACTGCAAGGGCTCCTGGATCGTCGCCGATCCCAAGACCAGCGCCCAGTTCAGCGCCGTCGGTTACTACTTCGCGCAAGATTTCCAAAAAAATCTCAACGCCCCCGTCGGCATCGTGCTCTCCGCGTGGGCCGGCACCGTCGCCACGGCATGGACCAGCGAGGCTGCGCTCAACACCGATCCTGAGCTTAAATCCATCTTGGATCGCGGTCGTCAGCAAGAACGCGACTACCCCGCCCTGAAGGCCGCCTATCCACCCGCGATGGCTGGCTGGCAGTCACGCTACGAACGTGAAGACCGTCCTCATGACGCGACTGCCTACGCCGCCGTGCAACTTGCCGACCAGGATTGGAAAACCGTCGAGCTCCCCTCCAAACTCAAAGACCTCGGCCTGCCCGACGCCGGCGCCGTCTGGCTCCGCAAACACGTCACCCTCCCCGCCGCTTCCCTCGGCAAAGTCACCATCGACATCGGCGGACCCAGCGCCTTCAACACCGTCTATTGGAACGGCGAAAAACTCAGCGAGATGACGCCCGCCACCGCCAGTGGCGCCGTGGATTCAAAACGCTACGTCATCCCCGCCGCACAGTGCAAAGAAGGCGACAACGTCCTCGCCATCCGTCTCTTCACCCCCGCCGAAAAATCCGGCTTCTCGTGGCAGCCGTTTGTGGACATCGGCACCACCCGCTCGCTCATCGCCACCGGCTGGCTCGCCAAGACCGAGTTCGCTCTCCCCGAACTCACCGCCCCGGCTCGCAAGGATCTCCCGCAAATCCCCTCAGCGCCCGACACGCGCAGCGTCGGTTCACGCCTCTACAACGGCATGATCGCCCCGCTCGTCCCCGTCAGCCTCGCCGGCGTCATCTGGTATCAAGGCGAACAGGACACCGGCCGCTCCACCGCGTCCTACCAGAAAATGCTCTCCGCGCTCATCAACGACTGGCGCACTCAATGGGGCTCCGAACTTCCCTTCCTCATCTGCCAGCTGCCCAACTATGGCGCCAAAACCACTTCAGCCGGTCCCAGCCGTTGGGCCGATATTCGCCAGGCCCAGCTTCAAACCACTCAGGCCCTCCCCGTCACCGCGCAAACTGTCCTCATCGATGTCGGCGACGAAAACGTCCACCCGCCCGACAAAAAACCCGTCGGCCAACGCGTCGCCCTCACCGCCCTCGGCGAGTTCTACAAAAAAATCTCCAACCACTCCGGCCCCGTCTTCAAATCGCTCAAGCTCGATGGCGAAAAACTAGTGCTCACCTTCACGCACGCCGACCGCGGTCTCGTCGCCAAGCCGCTTCCCTCACGTTACCAACCCACCGCCCTCGCCCCAGGGATCAAAGACCTGATTCTCCCCAGCCCCGGCAGCCCCCTCCAAGGTTTCGCCGTCTGCGGCCCCGACAAAAAATGGACGTGGGCCGATGCGCGCATCGAAGGCTCCACCGTGGTCGTCTCGGCACCGTCCGTGCCGAAACCCGTCGGCGTCCGTTACGCCTGGGCCGACAACCCGACGTGCAATCTTTACGGCTCCAACGATCTCCCCGCATCGCCCTTCGAAGCCGTGATTCCCTGA
- a CDS encoding right-handed parallel beta-helix repeat-containing protein, with protein sequence MTPASGMPKILGLFIAALIVLCSSARADFTWTPTSLYNGTHPPYTPGAWTTDWVPGPNGTGQSIKVTIASGATYYNFVVIPRSYLNPGVTQFRAVLSFRIATPAVMPRYFYMFARCSGVSGQPEYWQRFTADPADGARTIEFPVDLKPVAGGTWNLYLGCYGTGSIIIDSLVIKDGWGLTTQQPAVNATPASILPPNVTEATGSPTITITPPASGTVTTFTATTLVADGATPVSSATAAANSSALQALLTTAKNTAGTKKILIPPGTYRFESAAQINIQDTNDLTIDGQGADFIFQRLYTGPHFSVSKCNRTVIKNLNLDWNWDYKRIASLGKVLSLSADKKTAVFEFAGQTAAQTLLTRGALWHSLSPMDPVKLFRDRPEFFLLKDTPPTSLVASGNQITATFVNPLSLDVNRSYLIKHLYYEMIAFKIAGSTHLVFDTVNIYSVPGMGWLNTEASHHLKWFNCKMARRTGSTYPLVSGADGIHSAESQGDIIIQNCVFTGLGDDAINLHDNCWQGGLDYAANANQLILRNCPRNKLRIQSGDVLRFSNADYSPTGLELTVSGTPVYTAPAGGNVDSPTAYATVTFTTAVPTGLSRLLIANNTRFQTKNVRITGTQFTWTNGRGILLSANDATIESCYFRNVSATSIQITTEIVDTAFMEGRGASNIVVRNNTFENTGQTARFGGSVIHVGAIIPWGPADYFMFDTLLFDGNRFFNAPGPAMSFISGINVIVRNSRIELTQSMFNQTPFSGTLQAELSADLALGGNTWKNFLAAPYVSGVVYNPDLTTNLEYQTNRMENY encoded by the coding sequence ATGACCCCTGCCTCCGGCATGCCCAAAATCCTCGGGCTTTTTATCGCAGCGCTGATCGTGCTCTGCAGTTCCGCCCGCGCTGACTTCACCTGGACTCCCACCAGTCTCTACAACGGAACCCATCCTCCCTACACGCCCGGCGCCTGGACCACCGACTGGGTTCCCGGCCCCAACGGCACCGGCCAGAGCATCAAGGTCACCATCGCAAGTGGCGCGACCTATTATAACTTCGTCGTCATCCCCCGCAGCTACCTCAACCCCGGCGTGACCCAGTTCAGGGCCGTGTTGAGCTTCCGCATCGCGACACCCGCCGTGATGCCGCGCTATTTCTACATGTTCGCCCGTTGCTCCGGCGTGTCCGGCCAACCCGAATACTGGCAACGCTTCACCGCCGATCCTGCCGACGGCGCCCGCACCATCGAGTTCCCCGTCGACCTCAAACCGGTCGCCGGTGGCACGTGGAATCTTTACCTCGGTTGCTACGGCACCGGCTCCATCATCATCGACAGTCTGGTCATCAAGGACGGCTGGGGTCTCACCACCCAGCAACCCGCCGTCAACGCCACACCCGCCTCCATCCTCCCGCCCAACGTCACCGAGGCCACCGGCTCGCCGACGATCACTATCACGCCTCCGGCCTCGGGCACGGTAACGACCTTCACCGCCACAACCTTGGTGGCCGACGGAGCCACTCCCGTCAGCTCGGCCACCGCCGCCGCCAATTCCTCCGCGCTGCAGGCGTTGCTCACCACCGCCAAAAACACCGCGGGCACCAAAAAAATCCTGATCCCGCCCGGCACCTACCGCTTCGAGTCCGCCGCACAGATCAACATCCAGGACACCAATGATCTCACCATTGATGGACAGGGCGCCGACTTCATTTTCCAGCGCCTCTACACCGGCCCCCACTTCAGCGTTTCGAAGTGCAACCGCACCGTCATCAAAAACCTGAACCTCGACTGGAACTGGGACTACAAGCGCATCGCCAGCCTCGGCAAGGTGCTCAGCCTTTCCGCCGATAAAAAAACCGCCGTCTTTGAGTTCGCCGGCCAGACCGCCGCGCAGACGCTGCTCACCCGCGGCGCATTGTGGCATTCGCTCTCGCCGATGGATCCCGTGAAGCTCTTTCGCGACCGCCCCGAGTTCTTCCTCCTCAAGGACACTCCGCCCACTTCACTCGTCGCCAGCGGAAATCAAATCACCGCCACGTTCGTCAATCCGCTCTCCCTCGACGTAAACCGCAGCTACCTGATCAAGCATCTCTACTACGAGATGATCGCCTTCAAGATCGCCGGCTCCACCCACCTCGTCTTCGACACCGTCAACATCTACTCGGTCCCCGGCATGGGTTGGTTGAACACCGAAGCCAGCCACCACCTGAAATGGTTCAACTGCAAGATGGCCCGCCGCACCGGCTCGACCTATCCGCTGGTGTCCGGCGCCGACGGCATTCACTCGGCCGAATCCCAGGGCGACATCATCATCCAGAACTGCGTCTTTACCGGACTGGGTGACGACGCCATCAACCTCCACGACAACTGCTGGCAGGGCGGCCTCGATTACGCCGCCAACGCCAACCAGCTCATCCTCCGTAACTGCCCGCGCAACAAGCTGCGCATCCAGTCAGGCGATGTGCTCCGTTTCTCGAACGCGGACTACTCGCCGACCGGCCTCGAGCTCACCGTGAGCGGCACTCCTGTCTATACCGCACCCGCCGGCGGCAACGTGGATTCGCCCACCGCCTACGCCACCGTGACCTTCACCACGGCCGTTCCGACCGGGCTCTCGCGCCTGCTCATCGCCAACAACACCCGCTTCCAAACCAAAAACGTGCGCATCACCGGCACTCAGTTCACCTGGACCAACGGCCGCGGCATCCTGCTCTCGGCCAACGACGCCACGATCGAGAGCTGCTACTTCCGCAACGTCAGCGCCACCTCGATCCAGATCACCACCGAGATCGTGGACACCGCGTTCATGGAAGGCCGCGGCGCTTCCAACATCGTCGTGCGCAACAACACGTTTGAGAACACCGGCCAGACCGCCCGCTTTGGCGGTTCCGTCATTCATGTCGGCGCGATCATTCCCTGGGGGCCCGCCGATTATTTCATGTTCGATACGCTGTTGTTCGACGGGAACCGCTTCTTCAACGCGCCCGGACCTGCGATGTCTTTCATCTCCGGCATCAATGTGATCGTGCGCAACAGCCGCATCGAACTGACCCAGTCGATGTTCAACCAGACGCCATTCTCCGGAACGCTGCAGGCCGAGCTCTCCGCCGACCTGGCACTGGGCGGCAACACGTGGAAAAACTTCTTGGCCGCTCCTTACGTTAGCGGCGTCGTCTACAACCCGGACCTCACCACCAACCTCGAATACCAAACCAACCGGATGGAAAATTACTGA
- a CDS encoding type II secretion system protein has product MHPPLPVMLSSRHPTPRPDSLSRRSPVRTLRGFTLIELLVVIAIIGILAAILIPVVGKARQNSYSVRCSTNLRTIYSWLTIYAGENKGAYPAAFGPSPRYPNSTQYWTELQFYMESSRSANVSAEAGTDLRFWYCPAAANTFPEEPHRVYPINCYGRAQASGIRPVACSMPARTLLIGDGAHNTGGSSLVYFRDSQASATERATTVLEARHLAKVNGLYLDGHISPFALNDPQLDTWITNLAR; this is encoded by the coding sequence ATGCACCCACCCCTCCCCGTCATGCTTTCGTCGCGCCACCCCACCCCACGGCCGGACAGTCTTTCCCGTCGGTCACCCGTTCGCACTCTCCGGGGATTCACCCTCATCGAGCTGCTCGTTGTCATCGCCATCATCGGCATTCTGGCCGCCATCCTCATTCCCGTTGTCGGCAAGGCGCGGCAAAACTCCTACAGCGTCCGCTGCTCGACCAATCTGCGCACCATCTACAGCTGGCTCACGATTTATGCCGGTGAAAACAAGGGCGCCTACCCGGCCGCCTTCGGCCCCAGCCCGCGCTACCCCAACAGCACCCAATACTGGACCGAACTTCAGTTCTACATGGAGTCCTCCCGCTCGGCCAACGTCTCCGCCGAAGCCGGCACCGATCTCCGCTTCTGGTATTGCCCCGCTGCGGCCAACACTTTCCCCGAGGAGCCCCACCGCGTGTATCCGATAAACTGTTACGGTCGCGCCCAGGCGAGCGGTATCCGACCCGTCGCCTGCAGCATGCCCGCGCGCACCCTGCTCATCGGCGATGGCGCCCACAACACCGGTGGCAGCTCGCTCGTTTATTTCCGCGATTCCCAGGCCTCCGCCACCGAACGCGCCACGACCGTGCTCGAGGCGCGCCACCTGGCCAAGGTCAACGGCCTCTATCTCGACGGACACATCTCTCCCTTCGCCCTGAACGATCCGCAGCTCGACACCTGGATCACCAACCTCGCCCGATGA
- a CDS encoding acetylxylan esterase, whose translation MSVLFAIGLVPIAKAAPSSYALSVTAERDNATYRVDETVTFIVTVTRDGQPHPEGEISWSLTKDGVAPILQGTAPLKEGKALVTGRLSEPGFLQCKAKFDSGTDSVKNLGAAAIDPLKLRPSLPVPDDFDAFWESKKRILAAIPLNAKLTPVPTRQAGIELFDVEADSVGDRPMRGYYARPANAAPKSLPAIITLEGAGVYSTRLEPWLLNWAKAGFISLELNAHGLPNGREPSYYQSLEQGALKDYPFFGRESRETSYFLNMYLRALRGVDFLTAQPEWDGRVLISSGLSQGAAQAIFVASQDRRVTFLSAGVPAMCDHTAMLVGRVPGWPRLVPAGPDGKPAADVIETSRYFDSVNFASRVRAPSFFVIGYNDQVTPPTAGYVACNNLRAEKEIYPAIHASHALQAPVLEVIRQRILAHKTPSTSTP comes from the coding sequence ATGTCTGTCCTATTTGCGATCGGCCTCGTGCCTATCGCGAAGGCCGCGCCGTCCTCCTACGCACTCAGCGTCACGGCCGAACGCGACAACGCCACCTACCGCGTGGATGAAACCGTGACGTTTATCGTCACCGTGACTCGCGATGGACAGCCCCATCCCGAGGGCGAAATATCCTGGTCGCTCACCAAGGACGGCGTCGCCCCGATCCTGCAAGGCACCGCCCCCCTCAAAGAGGGCAAAGCCCTTGTCACCGGCCGGCTCTCCGAACCCGGCTTTCTCCAGTGCAAGGCGAAGTTCGACAGCGGCACCGACTCCGTGAAAAACCTCGGCGCGGCCGCCATTGATCCGCTGAAATTGAGGCCGAGCCTTCCGGTGCCCGACGATTTTGACGCCTTCTGGGAATCCAAAAAACGGATACTCGCCGCCATTCCGTTGAACGCGAAACTGACGCCGGTGCCCACCCGTCAGGCCGGCATCGAGCTTTTCGACGTCGAGGCCGACTCTGTCGGCGACCGGCCTATGCGCGGCTATTATGCACGGCCGGCCAATGCCGCCCCAAAGTCCCTTCCCGCCATCATCACGCTGGAAGGCGCCGGCGTTTACAGCACCCGCCTCGAGCCGTGGCTGCTCAACTGGGCCAAGGCCGGCTTCATCTCGCTCGAGCTGAACGCCCATGGTCTGCCCAACGGTCGGGAGCCCTCGTATTATCAGTCCCTCGAACAAGGCGCGTTGAAGGATTATCCGTTCTTCGGCCGTGAATCGCGTGAGACGTCCTACTTTCTTAACATGTATCTGCGCGCCCTCCGCGGCGTCGATTTCCTCACCGCGCAACCCGAGTGGGACGGCCGCGTGCTCATTTCCAGCGGCCTGAGCCAGGGAGCCGCGCAAGCCATCTTCGTGGCCTCGCAGGACCGGCGGGTTACGTTCCTCTCCGCCGGCGTCCCCGCAATGTGCGACCACACCGCCATGCTAGTCGGCCGGGTTCCGGGCTGGCCCCGACTGGTGCCCGCCGGACCCGACGGAAAACCCGCCGCCGACGTGATCGAGACGTCGCGTTATTTTGATTCGGTCAACTTCGCCAGCCGCGTGCGCGCGCCCTCCTTTTTTGTCATCGGCTACAATGACCAGGTGACGCCGCCCACCGCCGGTTATGTCGCCTGCAACAACCTCCGGGCTGAAAAAGAAATTTATCCAGCAATACACGCTTCACATGCACTCCAAGCACCGGTCCTCGAGGTGATCCGACAGCGTATCCTCGCCCACAAAACCCCCTCTACTTCCACCCCATGA
- a CDS encoding LacI family DNA-binding transcriptional regulator, which translates to MDARPPSLRELAAKLGLSHAAVSMALRNHPSISLATRERVQALAKQMNYRGNILVSALLAQVRRRRVNATGEVIAMLVEGEGLKHAPTVAVSWEPMQQRAQQLGLKLEAFALGHRGRDSASVERVLFNRGIRGVIVAPMPLDLLPLHIDWNRHTAIAIGHSFQQVVIHRVANAHFSGLMTAHRELRASGRTSIGCVLHKDEDERSLHFWQAAALCAPRLYGGRVIPPLMIGKEPGEAAFNQWFDEHKPDAVIGNNPDPVVGWLRRRRVRVPAEVGYASMDLPQGAKFPGVRQAWLGIFTTAIDQLAGELARNEFGLPATPRTTLIEGQWVAGPKRKAR; encoded by the coding sequence ATGGATGCGCGCCCCCCTTCTTTGCGTGAGCTCGCGGCAAAACTAGGCCTCAGCCACGCCGCCGTTTCGATGGCGTTGCGCAATCATCCATCGATTTCCCTGGCGACACGCGAGCGGGTGCAGGCGCTCGCGAAGCAGATGAATTATCGCGGAAACATTCTGGTGAGCGCGCTGTTGGCCCAGGTGCGTCGGAGGCGCGTCAATGCGACTGGCGAGGTCATCGCGATGCTGGTGGAGGGCGAAGGATTAAAGCATGCCCCGACCGTGGCGGTTTCGTGGGAGCCGATGCAGCAGCGGGCGCAACAACTGGGCCTCAAGCTGGAGGCGTTTGCGCTGGGACATCGCGGGCGGGACTCGGCCAGCGTGGAGCGCGTGCTGTTCAATCGTGGCATTCGCGGGGTTATTGTCGCCCCGATGCCGCTCGACTTGCTGCCGCTGCACATTGATTGGAACCGGCATACGGCCATCGCGATCGGTCATTCTTTTCAACAAGTGGTCATTCATCGGGTGGCGAATGCCCACTTTAGCGGGTTGATGACCGCCCACCGTGAACTGCGTGCGTCCGGGCGCACGAGTATCGGCTGCGTGTTGCACAAGGACGAGGACGAGCGGTCGCTTCACTTCTGGCAGGCGGCGGCGCTCTGTGCGCCGCGGTTGTATGGCGGACGGGTGATTCCTCCGCTGATGATTGGAAAGGAGCCGGGCGAGGCGGCCTTCAACCAGTGGTTCGACGAGCACAAGCCGGACGCGGTGATAGGAAACAACCCCGATCCGGTGGTGGGATGGTTGCGCCGGCGTCGTGTGCGCGTTCCGGCCGAGGTGGGCTATGCGAGCATGGATTTGCCGCAAGGCGCTAAGTTCCCCGGAGTGCGGCAGGCCTGGCTGGGGATTTTCACGACGGCGATTGACCAGCTGGCCGGCGAACTCGCGCGGAACGAATTCGGGCTGCCGGCAACGCCCCGGACCACCCTGATCGAAGGTCAGTGGGTCGCGGGGCCGAAGCGCAAGGCCAGGTGA
- a CDS encoding right-handed parallel beta-helix repeat-containing protein has protein sequence MRLPFPLLALGFLFLAPCASAATRTVAYEWDTAAYFKARQNNTGSRVVLDQVDNRLRVTVPPGAPADGYYNFLLTPANTIVSGKQYTAVVTFEISTPTTYPGRFYLFARNTAGENHDIWQQWIGDAGSPRTISVPLDLPSVEGGGWTLHLGMHGPGSIIFDRLVIYEGIETAAVPATTGGTAVSTLPPGVTPSTGFVPFTLDPPAGKTPLTLSLANYKFIPDSKDAAVTNALQFQQALKDCRTQRATVLVIPPGTYRFAGPRSITFDGLEDLTIDGQGAVFIIQELARDGGAFVVRNCTRTVIKNLVIDWDWNAQPIASLGVVSNLSADKKQCDITFPDLDAAQTAVTRATPWKSMTAMDPVTLVRTAAHDPVTMRALTNGYKVPPGTTFAAGSAGNVLRVTFPSPATLRNGQAYFIRHLYYEMGAFKVSDSSHLAFDAVTIRSIPGMGWVFLGSTHHVTLTNCHIKRAPGSRTPLTTAADGIHIGESQGNFIIRDCTFTGMGDDVINLHDNCYQGELVRDPSDSAKLTLINCKSHNLRMVAGDHLQFYDADYANLNRSSAPVTRQVATYTTDNKTGLTRITFTSALPEPLSARAIVRNTRFKTTNVLIANCAFEYTNGRGILLSTHGTTVENCKFTHVAGAPIRLETNITQPHWSEGHGASNILIRNNVFDENNQSINSKGAIIWGGVTLPWGPSDTALFDTVTIENNRFVNCPGPAVFLSNSANVVVRGNRIEHTRVIPGATPFASTLHIARSSGLALGGNTWTHSVEPANGYGIVYDPATVKNFSAATNVVNAPVPPATGAR, from the coding sequence ATGCGCCTCCCCTTCCCGCTCCTCGCCCTCGGCTTCTTGTTTCTGGCTCCTTGTGCCTCCGCCGCCACGCGCACCGTCGCCTACGAATGGGACACCGCCGCCTACTTCAAGGCCCGTCAGAACAATACCGGCAGCCGCGTGGTGCTCGACCAGGTCGACAACCGGCTTCGCGTGACCGTTCCGCCCGGCGCGCCCGCCGACGGTTATTATAATTTTCTCCTTACGCCCGCCAATACGATCGTATCCGGAAAGCAATACACCGCGGTTGTCACTTTCGAGATCTCCACGCCGACCACCTATCCCGGGCGCTTTTACTTGTTTGCCCGCAACACCGCCGGCGAAAATCACGACATCTGGCAGCAATGGATCGGCGACGCCGGCTCCCCCCGAACGATCTCCGTGCCGCTGGACCTGCCGTCCGTCGAAGGCGGCGGCTGGACCCTTCATCTGGGCATGCACGGCCCCGGCTCGATCATCTTCGACCGGCTCGTCATCTACGAAGGCATCGAGACCGCCGCCGTCCCTGCAACCACCGGCGGCACCGCCGTTTCCACCTTGCCGCCGGGCGTCACTCCCTCGACCGGCTTTGTGCCGTTCACCCTCGATCCGCCCGCGGGCAAGACTCCGCTGACCCTTTCGCTCGCGAACTACAAATTCATCCCCGACAGCAAGGACGCCGCCGTCACCAACGCCCTCCAGTTTCAGCAGGCGTTGAAGGATTGCCGCACCCAACGCGCCACCGTGCTCGTCATTCCCCCCGGCACCTACCGTTTCGCCGGTCCGCGCTCGATCACCTTCGACGGCTTGGAGGATCTCACCATCGACGGACAAGGCGCCGTGTTCATCATTCAGGAACTGGCCCGCGACGGCGGCGCCTTCGTGGTGAGAAACTGCACCCGCACGGTCATTAAAAATCTGGTCATCGACTGGGATTGGAATGCCCAGCCCATCGCCAGTCTCGGCGTGGTTTCCAACCTCTCCGCCGACAAAAAGCAGTGTGACATCACCTTCCCCGATCTCGACGCCGCGCAGACCGCCGTCACCCGCGCCACTCCGTGGAAAAGCATGACCGCGATGGACCCTGTGACCTTGGTGCGCACTGCCGCACACGACCCCGTGACGATGCGCGCCTTGACCAACGGCTACAAGGTGCCGCCCGGCACCACCTTCGCCGCCGGCTCCGCCGGCAATGTCCTGCGCGTCACCTTCCCCTCGCCCGCGACGTTGCGCAACGGCCAGGCCTACTTCATCCGCCATCTGTATTATGAAATGGGCGCGTTCAAAGTCTCCGACTCCAGCCACCTCGCCTTCGACGCCGTCACCATCCGCTCTATTCCCGGAATGGGCTGGGTCTTCCTGGGCTCCACCCACCACGTGACCCTGACCAACTGCCACATCAAACGCGCACCCGGTTCGCGCACCCCGCTTACCACCGCCGCCGACGGCATCCACATCGGTGAATCCCAAGGCAACTTCATCATCCGCGACTGCACCTTCACCGGCATGGGCGACGACGTTATCAACCTTCACGACAACTGCTATCAGGGCGAACTCGTGCGCGATCCCTCCGATTCCGCCAAACTCACGCTGATCAACTGCAAATCCCATAACCTCCGTATGGTTGCCGGCGACCACCTGCAATTTTACGACGCTGACTACGCGAATTTGAACCGCAGCTCCGCACCGGTGACCCGCCAGGTCGCCACCTACACGACCGACAACAAAACCGGCCTGACCAGGATCACCTTCACCTCCGCGCTTCCGGAGCCGCTCTCCGCCCGCGCGATCGTCCGCAACACCCGTTTCAAAACCACCAACGTCCTCATCGCCAACTGCGCCTTCGAATACACCAACGGTCGCGGCATCCTGCTCTCCACGCACGGCACCACTGTGGAAAATTGCAAATTCACCCACGTTGCCGGCGCCCCCATCCGCCTCGAAACCAACATCACCCAGCCGCATTGGTCGGAAGGCCACGGTGCCTCGAACATCCTCATCCGAAACAACGTCTTCGATGAAAACAACCAGTCCATCAACTCCAAGGGAGCCATCATCTGGGGCGGCGTCACCCTTCCGTGGGGTCCGTCCGACACCGCCTTGTTCGACACCGTGACGATTGAAAACAACCGTTTCGTCAACTGCCCCGGTCCCGCCGTCTTCCTCAGTAACTCCGCCAACGTGGTCGTGCGCGGCAACCGCATCGAGCACACGCGCGTCATCCCCGGCGCCACGCCCTTTGCATCGACGCTCCACATCGCGCGCTCGTCCGGCCTCGCTCTGGGCGGCAACACGTGGACGCACTCTGTCGAGCCGGCCAACGGCTACGGCATCGTTTACGATCCGGCCACGGTGAAAAATTTCTCCGCCGCCACCAATGTCGTGAACGCGCCCGTGCCTCCCGCAACCGGCGCCCGCTGA